The Micromonospora sp. Llam0 genome includes a window with the following:
- a CDS encoding DsbA family oxidoreductase translates to MTTSTTGGRADAAATPLVRIDVWSDVICPWCYIGKRRLHTALEQFPYADRVEVRWRSFQLDPTHGEPLPVPEMLARRTGASPAQVRAMTQRVSELAAAEGLTYALDRAVAVNTLDAHRLNQFASAHGLGGPLHERLMRAHLAEGAVLDDPQTLVRLAVEVGLDRADAEQVVHGDGYAAEVDADARAARRLGATGVPFFVLNDRWGVSGAQPVETFASALRTAHSAAV, encoded by the coding sequence ATGACGACCTCGACGACGGGCGGCCGGGCCGACGCCGCTGCCACTCCCCTGGTCCGGATCGACGTGTGGTCCGACGTGATCTGCCCGTGGTGCTACATCGGCAAACGCCGGCTGCACACCGCGCTGGAGCAGTTTCCGTACGCCGACCGGGTCGAGGTGCGCTGGCGCAGCTTCCAGTTGGACCCCACACACGGTGAGCCGCTACCGGTGCCCGAGATGCTGGCCCGGCGGACCGGCGCGTCGCCGGCCCAGGTCCGGGCGATGACCCAGCGGGTCAGCGAGTTGGCCGCCGCCGAGGGCCTGACCTACGCGCTGGACCGCGCGGTCGCGGTGAACACCCTCGACGCGCACCGGTTGAACCAGTTCGCCTCGGCGCACGGGCTCGGCGGGCCGCTGCACGAGCGGCTGATGCGGGCGCACCTTGCCGAAGGCGCGGTGCTCGACGACCCGCAGACCCTGGTCCGGCTCGCCGTCGAGGTCGGCCTGGACCGGGCCGACGCCGAGCAGGTGGTCCACGGCGACGGGTACGCCGCCGAGGTCGACGCCGACGCCCGGGCCGCCCGCCGGCTGGGCGCCACCGGGGTGCCGTTCTTCGTGCTGAACGACCGGTGGGGGGTCTCCGGGGCGCAACCGGTCGAGACGTTCGCGTCCGCGCTGCGCACCGCCCACAGCGCGGCGGTGTAG